In Paenibacillus dendritiformis, the DNA window GGTTCGGCAGCGGGAGACCGCGGCTAGGCTTGCTTCGAGGCGATGAAGGCGTCAATCCGGGCCATCACGTCTTGGCGAAGCGCCGTCAGGCGCTGCTCGGCATCGGCGGCCGACGTGCCCTGCACGGCGAAGTACATCTTGATCTTCGGCTCCGTCCCGGAAGGGCGCAGGCAGAACCAGCTCCCGTCCGCCAGATGGAACTTGAGCACGTTCTCCTTCGGCAATCCATAGAGGCCTTCGGCATAATCTTCCATGCGGGCCACGGCGGTTCCGCCTGCGGAGGTTGGCGCAGCGGCCCGCCATTCGTCCATGATGCCGCCGATAATGGCCACGCCCTCGACTCCCTTGAGCGTGCGCGTCTCGAGCGCCTCCAAATAATAGCCGTGCTGTTCGTACAGGCCCTGCAGCACTTCGTACAAGGTCTTGCCCTGGGCCTTGTAGTAGGCGCCCGCCTCGCAGATCAGCATCGCGGCGATGACGGCGTCCTTGTCGCGGGCGTAATTGCCTGCGAGATAGCCGTAGCTCTCTTCATACCCGAACAGGAACGTGTGCGTTCCCGTCCGGTCGAACTCAGTCATTTTCTCGCCGATATATTTGAATCCGGTCAGCGTATTGAAGACCGTCATGCCGTATGATTTGGCGATGGCCGCCCCCAACTCGCTCGTCACGATCGTTTTGATGACGGCGCCGTTGGCCGGCAGGGCGCCTTGCGCCTTCATGGCGTCCAGTAAATAGTGGACCATCAGCGCGCCGGACTGGTTGCCGGTCAAGACGACGTATTCGCCCTGCGCATTCTTCACGACGGCGCCCATCCGATCCGCATCCGGGTCCGTTCCCATAATGATGTCCGCATCCCATTCCTGCGCTTGCGCAATCGCGATGGAGAAAGCGTCCCGCTCCTCCGGGTTCGGCGACTTGACCGTGGAGAAATTCGGATCCGGCAGCTCCTGCTCCGGGACGACGCGCACTTGCTGGAAGCCGAGGCGATCCAAGACGGCGCGCACGGGCTTATTGCCCGTTCCGTGCAGCGGGGTGTACAGCACGCGGAAGCGATCGCTCGTCTGGCGAATCGTCTCCGGATTGCGGCTGACCCCGGTGACGGCCGATATGTACGCATCGTCCATAGCCGAGTCCAGCCAGACGATCAGCCCGGCCGCTTCCGCTTCGGCCCGATCCGCCTTGCGGATGTCGGCGAAGCTGTGAATGCCGCGGATCTCGGCGATGACGCGGCCCGCCGTATCCTTCGTAATCTGCCCGCCGTCGCTGCCGTAGACTTTGTACCCGTTGTATTCCGGCGGGTTATGGCTGGCCGTAATCACGATCCCGGCGCTCGCTTGCAGATGGCGCACGGCGAAGGAGAGCTCCGGCGTCGGGCGCAGCTCAGGGAAAACATAGGCCTTAATCCCGTTGCCCGCGAGGACCAGGGCGGCCTCCAGCGCGAATTCCGGGGAGAAATGGCGGGAATCATACGCGATCGCCACCGACGGAGAGGAGGAAGAGCCTTTCAAATATTGAGCCAGCCCTTGAGTCGCTTTGCCTACCGTATATATGTTCATCCGGTTGCTGCCTGCGCCGATGACGCCGCGCAGACCCCCGGTGCCGAATTCCAATTCCTTGTAGAAGCGATCGGTAATCTCCTGTTCATTGCCCGCAAGTCCGGCGAGCTCGGCCTTGGTCGCCGCATCGATCGACGCGTCGTTCAGCCAGGCTTCATACCGCTCTTGGGCCATCGTGTTCATAGTCATTGCGTTCATATCCTCCTTCAATACCCTATATTTGTTGAAGACATTGATTATCGAGATAAGATGTGTCGGGATGATGCGGCAGCCGCAAGCGGCAATGACACCGGCCTGGGCATGAACCATGGATGCCGCATTGATCTATTGTACTGGATTCAACCGCGTTCTGCATGTAAAAAAAAACGGGACAAGTCAAAAAACCGGCCGCCGCGCAGCCCAGTCGCCGCGGAGCGCATCCGGTTCGGAAGCGTGCAAGCAAAGAAGCCCCCGGATCGATCCGAGGGCTAGTGAGTCGCATTCGCTTGGGCGATATGCCGTCCCAGCTTCTTCAAGAGCGAGGTTAGCTGCTCTTGCTCCTCCGCGGGGAGAACTTCCATGAGCTGGTGGAGCGCCTGGGCGTGTTTGGGGAAAATCTCCTGCATCAAGGCGGCTCCCTGCTCCGTCAGCTCGGCGTAAATGACGCGCCGATCCTGCTCGCACGGGCACCGCTTCAAATAGCCTTTCTTCTCCAGCTTATCGACGACGTAGGTCATCGTCCCGCTGGCGAGCAGCACTCTGCCGCCAATCTGCTGAATCGGGGTAGGTCCTTTATGATGAAGAAGCTCCAGAACCGCAAATTCAGAAGGGTTCAGTTGATAGCGCTTCATGTCCTGCTGCGCGAAATCCATCAGCGACTTCGACGCCCGCGACAGGACGACGAATAATTTCAAGGACTGATCGACAGTTGCCGCTCCGCCGCGCGCGGAGCTTTCCTTTTCGGTCACTTGGAATCGTTCCTTTCCTCCAAAATGAATGTCATCCTCCACCTATAGTAACAGATTCACGTGGATAACGATAATGTCTATTAATATCTTGAAATCGAGATGAATATATCATGCCGAAGCGCACATGTCAACGCATAAAACGTCCGGGTCCTCCACAATCTAACGGGTAAGGAAATCTTGTCCGGTACAGGAGGGAACCGC includes these proteins:
- a CDS encoding phospho-sugar mutase — encoded protein: MTMNTMAQERYEAWLNDASIDAATKAELAGLAGNEQEITDRFYKELEFGTGGLRGVIGAGSNRMNIYTVGKATQGLAQYLKGSSSSPSVAIAYDSRHFSPEFALEAALVLAGNGIKAYVFPELRPTPELSFAVRHLQASAGIVITASHNPPEYNGYKVYGSDGGQITKDTAGRVIAEIRGIHSFADIRKADRAEAEAAGLIVWLDSAMDDAYISAVTGVSRNPETIRQTSDRFRVLYTPLHGTGNKPVRAVLDRLGFQQVRVVPEQELPDPNFSTVKSPNPEERDAFSIAIAQAQEWDADIIMGTDPDADRMGAVVKNAQGEYVVLTGNQSGALMVHYLLDAMKAQGALPANGAVIKTIVTSELGAAIAKSYGMTVFNTLTGFKYIGEKMTEFDRTGTHTFLFGYEESYGYLAGNYARDKDAVIAAMLICEAGAYYKAQGKTLYEVLQGLYEQHGYYLEALETRTLKGVEGVAIIGGIMDEWRAAAPTSAGGTAVARMEDYAEGLYGLPKENVLKFHLADGSWFCLRPSGTEPKIKMYFAVQGTSAADAEQRLTALRQDVMARIDAFIASKQA
- a CDS encoding MarR family winged helix-turn-helix transcriptional regulator; the protein is MTEKESSARGGAATVDQSLKLFVVLSRASKSLMDFAQQDMKRYQLNPSEFAVLELLHHKGPTPIQQIGGRVLLASGTMTYVVDKLEKKGYLKRCPCEQDRRVIYAELTEQGAALMQEIFPKHAQALHQLMEVLPAEEQEQLTSLLKKLGRHIAQANATH